The DNA segment GCTCGCGGTACTCTTCCTGGCCCATCTCCATCGCCTTTGCGACCTCTTTGACGACGACCTGTGCGGTCGATCCCAGCGTCTCGTAGCGTTCGCGTGCCGCCGCGGCCGTCTCGGGCTCGAACGACCCCTCTGTCTCCATACCTGCCTCTGGGGGTTGGAGTCCCTACTCGGTTTCGCCGTCCGACTCGTCCATCCGACGGGTCAGTTCCCGCGCGTCTTCGAGGATCGCCCGCGCCTCGTCGTCGAGTGTCTCGCCGTCCCCGACTGCCCGCCTGTCGATTCCGGGATTCTGGCGGTTTGCGTGGCCGCGATCACCGGTGTCAACCTCGTCGATCGGGTGGTCGGTCTCCTCGACGGCATCGATATCGCGCAGCCGTGCTGCCAGCGCCTCGTCGTCGTCCTCGCCCCAGTTCGGCGTGTGCTCGTCCAGCCACTCCTCGTGGTCGGTCCCGCGGATGAGGGCGGTAAACGCCATGTGGTTCGCCAGGTGCTCAGCGTCGGCCTGCGGCTCCGCACAGACGGGACAAAGGTAGGCCATGTACGAGCCGACGGTATCCAGCGCCAAAGGAGTTCACACGGTCGGTTGTCCGTCTGTTCCGGATCGGTCGACCGTCTCGAGCGATCGGATCGCAAATCGTCACAACAGACCGTGTCAGTCGTCGGAGGTCTGCAGGAACTGTTCGATCGCGAACGGCTCGTTCTCGCCCTCGACGGCCAGCACGTCCAGGGCGGTCACGACCGCATCGACGCCGAGCAGCCCCGAGAGACTCGGCTCGGTCCGCCCGTCGTCGC comes from the Halapricum desulfuricans genome and includes:
- a CDS encoding DUF5810 domain-containing protein, producing the protein MAYLCPVCAEPQADAEHLANHMAFTALIRGTDHEEWLDEHTPNWGEDDDEALAARLRDIDAVEETDHPIDEVDTGDRGHANRQNPGIDRRAVGDGETLDDEARAILEDARELTRRMDESDGETE